The window TTGGCTATAAGACCTATTCTTTGCGGAAAAGGGAAGCCGTTTGCGACCCCAAACAGGTGTTTTTCAACGCACTGCTGCCATCTGCGAAGTTAAAGGGCAGTGAAGCCGTAACGGATTTGCACATCGGACCCAATATCTTGGAGAATGCTTTACTACGCGTTGAAGTTAACCAGCAAAACGGTACGCTGCGCATTACCGACAAACAAAGCGGTCTTATCTATGAAGGTTTGGGCGCCTTTGAAAGCGGAGGGGATGCTGGAGATACCTATAATTATGCAGCCCCATTAGTTGATCAAGTGCTCCGCACGACGGAAACTCCAGTTAGTGTACACGTTTCCGCAGCCGAGGTTGGTTATGCGAAAGGAACGCTTCAAGTGGATATCGATTGGTCCTTGCCGAAGAGACTTAGCGGTGACCGATTAAGCAGAGAGGCTGCTTACACAGATTATCGGATTACGAATTATGTGACGCTTGCTGCAGGATCCGCAAGAGTGGATGTGCGCACGGCGTGGAACAATCAAGCGGAAGACCATCGACTACGGGTGTTGTTTCCACTTGGTGAGAAGTTCAAAGTCTCACACGCCGAAGGGCATTTCGATGTTGTGGAAAGAGAAGCATCTGTTAAAGATCACGGTAATGGATGGCCAGAAACGTATGTACAGCAGAAGCCTCAACAAGGTTTTGTCAGTGTGAATGGCAGAGATAAAGGAATGACAGTTGCCAATAAAGGGCTGACTGAGTATGACATGCTCGATGATGAGCAGGGTACACTAGCAATCACTTTGTTAAGGGCTGTAGGCTGGTTGTCTGGGGAAGATACGTTGATTCGGGTCGGCGGCGCTGGTCCTGAAACACCTGTACCCGATGCGCAGAGTCTTGGTTTCAATGAAACGGAGTATGCGATCTTCGTCCACCAAGATGATTGGCTAGAATCTAATATGTTTACAAGGGTTCATGAGTACTTAACAGCCAGCTATGGATCAATAACTGGGAAACATGCAGGTGTTTTGGCAAAGAAAGATGGTTGGCTGGAAATAGAGGGAAATCATACCCTCATGCTCAGCGCCTGCAAAAAAGCGGAGAAGTCCGATGCCCTTATATTGCGTTTCTGGAATACAGCTAAAAAAGCGACCTCAGCAAAAGTAAGAATGCAGATAAAGCCCGATCAGGTACGCTACGTGAAATTGAATGAGCAGCCAATGGATACGAAAGACCTCGTCATGGATGCCGATGGAGCATTCACGGTTCATGCAAAAGGTGCCGAAATCATTACGCTCGAAATCAGCATTCAGTCTGTAAAAACCAAATAGATAAAAAGGAGAGATTATCATGAATACTGAATTAAGACCCAAAAACGTCATTACGCTCAAACAAGCCTTAGAGGTAGCCGAAAAATACGGGTTCGCTATAGGCTCGTTTTCCCCTCGATATACACCAATGATTACGCCCGTTTTGAGGGCTGCCGAGAAGATGAAATCTCCGGCCATTGTTCAGATATCTCATAAAGAACTAATCCGATATGGAATTACACCTAAGGAATTCGCCGATGAATTTTATGAAAAAGTGGTGTCAGAAGGAATAACCGTGCCCCTAGTCCTGCATCTTGACCATACCAAGGAATTGGAAACCATCGCTCTTGCGATTGACGCCGGCTTCACCTCGGTCATGATTGATGCGTCCGAGAAAAATTTAGAGGACAATATTAGCACCTCCAAAGAGGTCGCAGATTATGCCCATGCGAAGGGTGTTTCCGTTGAAGCAGAGCTTGGCATGATCGGAACGACGGATTTCGTGGAAACAGATAAAGATGAGGAGCTGTACACCGATCCTCAGGAAGCGAAACGATTTGTTAATGAAACGAATATCGATGCATTGGCGGTTTCCTGCGGGACAGCCCATGGCGTTTATATGGTTAGACAGCCTAAAATCGATGTCGCTCGATTGCAAGAAATTCGTTCATTAACCCCTGTACATCTTGTTCTGCATGGCGGTTCAGGCGTACCTGCCGAAATGATGGAAGGTGCCATTCGCCTTCCAAGCGGCGGTGTGAGTAAAGTGAATATCGCAACAGACTTGGAGCTTTCTTTCTTAGGTGCATTAGAACGCGAAGAGAGACTGACGAATGAAGAATGCAAAGCATTGGAACCTTCTCTATTGGAAAAGGGGAGAGCCGCTGTTGAAAACACGGTCATCGATAAAATGATTCATTTCTTAGGAAGCAAAGCGCAGGCAGATCATTTTGCTTAAAGTGATAATGGGATAAATGACTGGGGAATGGGAGCTTATATGGAAAAAAAGGTGATTTGGAGCATCGGATCGCAGACCCCGATGAGGGTTATAGGCTGCAGGTTACCATGCTAAAGTCGGATCAGATATTGAAGCTTGGAGACATTCATTGGATAAGCTGTTGACCTATGATATTGACTTGATGACCTTCGGTCATTTGCCTCCGACGTTGGTCTACGATGCCAAAACGAAAGTAGTTGAGGCACGGAAACAGTTAGGTGTTTATTTTAACCCATGGTTCAAGCCCATGCATGAGACTTTCTAGTATTAAATTCACTTTATTACATTGCTAATTATCAAATAAAGGTAGGGGAAATTATGAAACAGAAGAAACTTTACATGATCGGGAATGCTCATCTGGATCCAGTTTGGCTTTGGCAGTGGCAGGAAGGCTTTCAAGAAACGAAAGCAACCTTCCGGTCAGCACTCGATCGCATGAAGGAATATGATGATTTTATTTTCACCTCGAGCTCCGCTGCAAACTATGAATGGGTTGAAAATAACGACAAAAAAATGTTTGAAGAAATTAAGGAACGCGTACGTGAGGGCCGTTGGCAAATCGTTGGCGGATGGTGGATACAACCGGATTGCAACATTCCCGGCGGGGAATCGTTTGTCCGTCAAGGCTTATATGGCCAGCGTTATTTCAAGGAGAAATTAGGCGTCACAGCGAAGGTGGGTTATAACGTCGATAGCTTTGGACATCACGGCATGCTGCCGCAAATATTGCTCAAAAGCGGTATGCCTTATTATATTTTTATGCGTCCTATGCCTAATGAGAAAGGCTTGCCTGGTCGTCTATTTCACTGGGAATCGGATGATGGCAGCCGCGTGCTGACCTACCGGATACCATTTGAGTACTGCACATGGGGCAAGGACCTCGAGAAGCATGTTCGCCGTTGTATGGAAGAGCTGAAGGATCCCTTTGGCAACTTGATGGTTTTCTACGGGGTTGGTAACCACGGGGGAGGCCCAACGAAAGAAAATATCGACAGCATCAAACGGATGAATGGGCTGCCTGAATTTCCGACAATGGAGATGGCTGCACCGAATGAATTTTTCGCTGATATGGAAGCCATGCAGCTGCCAATTCCAGTTGTCCACGACGATCTTCAGCACCATGCCAGTGGTTGTTATGCGGTTCATTCGGGGATTAAGCATTGGAATCGTCAAGCTGAGAATAAACTCATCGCTGCTGAAAAATGGTCCTCATGGGCTGAATTAAGAACAGGGCAAGCCTATCCAACAGATTTTCATCGTGCATGGAAAAATGTGTTGTTTAACCAATTCCATGATATCCTTGCCGGAACTAGTCTTGAATCGGCATATGAGGATGCACGCAATATGCACGGTGAAGCGATGACGATTGCAGAGCGTGGCCTGAACTATGCGATACAATCCATTTCTTGGCATATCGGCATTGAACAGGAAGATGGCATGAAGCCAATCGTTGTATTTAATCCTCATTCTTGGGAAAGCACCGTTAATATCGAGTTAGAAATTGGCGGCATCAAGGATACGACGATACTGGTAGATGAGAACGGCAAGCAGGTTCACTTCCAATTGGTGCAATCTCAGGCAACGGCTGGCGGCAGATACCGTCTTAGCTTTATTGCCCAGCTGCCGTCCATGGGGTACCGGGTGTATAAGGTGCTAACAGCTTCACAGGAACCCAAATTGGTATCACAACCGATTAAAGCGAATGATTATGCGTTGGAAAATGATAGATTCCGCCTGGAATTTGATCCGAAGACAGGCTTCATTTCCAGCTTATTTGATAAAAAAGTAAATGTTGAAGTTTTCCGCGGACCCGCGGCGAGACCCGACGTTATTGAAGATAAGTCAGATACTTGGAGTCATAATGTTTTTCATTTCAACAATAAGGTTGGCGAATTTATAGCAACAAGCGTTCAACGCGTCGAGCATGGCCCGGTTAAATCAGTCATCAGAGTCACAAGCGAATATGGCAGCTCCAAGATCGTGCAGGATTTCACCTTGTATAAACAATTGGACTATATCGATGTCAAAGTGACAGTGGATTGGCGTGAACAGTTTAAAATGTTGAAATTGGTATTCCCAATTAATTTGGTATTTACGAAACAGACGTATGAGATCCCATACGGCTTCAAGGAACGGGAGCATAATGGGGAAGAAGAGCCAGGTCAAAGCTGGGTAGATTATGGCGGCATTTTGCGTGACATTGGAGAGCACGGAGGAACTTCCTATGGTGTTTCCCTGATGAATGATGCGAAATACAGCTACAGCATTATGAATAAAGAGCTGGCGATGACGGTGATACGCAGCCCGATTTATGCCCATCATGATCCTGTAGTTCCAGAGCCTAAGGGGCACTATTCCTTTATCGATCAAGGCATTCAGACGTTTAATTACAGACTGCAGCCGCATCAAGGCAGCTGGGAGCAGGCTGGAACGGTTAAGCATGCACTGGAGTTAAATCAGCGTCCGATTACGATTATCGAATCTTACCATGAGGGAGAGCTTCCACAGAAGGATTCCTATTTGACGGTAGATAAGGACAACATCATCGTCAGTGTAGTGAAAAAAGCCGAAGAAGGCAGCGATCTGATTATTCGCGCTTATGAGACAACGCGAGAAACGACCGAAGCGACCATTCGATTACCTCACTTGAATCGTGAAATTACAGCCAAATTCGGTCCTTGTGAAATTAAAACCTTCCGTGTTCCTTCTGATCCGAGCCTCTCGGTGACAGAGACGGATCTAATCGAGTGGTAAGGCGGTGTCAGAGATGGCAATAAAGCAAATTAGTTTGAACGGAAGCGATTGGCTCTTCAAAGACTTCTTGGGTGAGGACTGGATATGGCGACATGCAGAAAAACCAGACTCCAAAGATAGTCGTTGGTGGAGGAAAGGAACGGTTCCTGGAACCGTTCTCTATGACCTTTGGCAAAATGGTGAGGTTTCGGACCCCTACTTTGAGCGTAATAGTCTTTTGGCGGAATGGGTGCCTGAACGAACGTGGATTTATAAAAAATCGTTCGACATCGATGCTTCCATGTTGGGTCAACGTGTCCAGCTTCATTTTAAGGGTGTTGATTTTGAGGCGCAGTTTTTTCTGAATGGTGCCAAAATTGGTCATCACAAAGGCATGTTTACGGCAGCCGTATTTGATGTCACGGATATCCTTCATTATGGCGGGTCGAATCTATTGTCTGTTGTCATTGAAAAAGCACCGGACGAACAGCCGCAGGTTAGCAAAACAAGCTACGTTCGCGAACATAAAAGCCGGATGACGTATTGGTGGGATTTCTGCCCGCGGATGATACATCAAGGGATATGGGACGATGTGTATTTGGATGTCACGGGTCCGATTCGTATCGAGGATATTTATGTGAGGTCAACGCTTTCCAATGATTTTGGGCTAGCTAATCTTACGATAGATTCGACGATTTCCTCTGGGAAACAAGCGGAAGTACGTGTGGAGACCTGCATTTTTTCAGGTGATGAGCAAGTAAGTTCTGTCGTATCTGTTCACCTCGTTAATGAGGGGGAAACCAAGCTTAGCTCGATTGTTGAGCTTAACCATCCGCGTCTATGGGAGCCGAACGGTTCGGGCGAAGCCCATTTGTATCAAGTCCGGATTAACGTGTTTGAAAAGATAAATGAGCCAGAGCGGCGTGCCGACAGCCAGCTTAGTTCAGTTAAAGAAACAACCTTCGGCATTCGAACAGTTGCCTGGCATCGGAATGAAACACCTGATCAAACGGCAAGGCCTTATGTGCTAGTGGTCAATGAGCATAAAACGTACATCAAAGGTTGGAACTGGGTACCTATGGATGTCATGTATGGTAGAGAGCAGCCGGCTAAGCTAGAAAGACTGTTAACGCTAGCCAAACAAGCAGGAGTTAATATGCTGCGAGTATGGGGTGGTGGGCTGATTGAGAAGGATGCCTTCTATGAGCTGTGCAATCGTTATGGCATCATGGTTTGGCAGGAATTCATCCAATCCAGCTCTGGGATTGCGAACAAACCGAGTGAAGATGAGGCTTTTATCACGATGATGGTGCAGGAAGCTGAACAAATCATTCCGAGAAAGAGAAATCATCCTTCTCTTGTTCTGTGGTGTGGAGGTAACGAGCTGCAGGATAGCGATGATCGGCCTCTTGACGATACGGAGCCCGTATTGGAAGCCCTTAAACAAGTGGTTGAAACTTTGCATCCAGATGCGCTTTGGCTGCCGACATCGCCTACCGGTCGATGCTTCTCAAATACGCTGGACAACATTGAGCAGGATCCTACTGGGCAGCATGACGTGCATGGCCCTTGGGAGTTTCAGGGGTTGTCGCAGCAATATGAGCTCTATAACAAAGGAACCTCGCTGCTTCATAGTGAGTTCGGCGTAGAGGGAATGACGCATTTAAAGACGCTGAACTATACGATTTCGGAGTCCAACCAGTGGCCAGCAACCCGGGATAATCCTATTTATTTTCACCGAGGTTCTTGGTGGATTAATGAACCTATGATCCAGTCCTCCTTCGGTAATGAGCTTCATCATCCAGAGGCGCTGATACGCGCAAGTCAGTTTCTACAAGCAGAGGGACTAAGGTATGCGGTAGAATCTAATCTTCGACGGATGTGGCAAAATAGCGGAACACTCCCATGGCAGTTTAATGAGCCATTCCCGAATGCTTATTGTACTTCCGCGCTTGATTACTTTACGAACCCTAAGCCGATTTACTACGCGATGGCTAAAGCCTATCAAACTATACAAGTTTCAGCCAGCTTTGCTACGATTGCATGGGAAGGTCGGGAAACTTTTAAAGCGGATGTATGGGGTGTTCAGACAGATAGGATCGAACTGGGAGAGTTAACCTCGCAATGGCGTTTAGTTGGAGCAAGCGGACACCTATATGCCGAAGCCGAGTGGCAAGGGAAAGTAGTGCCCAATGCGGCAATTCGACTTGGGACGTTTGAACTGCCTCTCCAGCAGCTGCAAGAGGATGTGTTCTTCTTCCGCATCAATCTAGTAAACGCCGCGAAGGAAGTTATTAGCAGTAATTGCTATCCTTTTAGCGTTAAAGCTAATTTGGTACCGATGTTAGTACTACCCCAAACTAGCCTACAGGTGGAGAAGACTCTTACGGAAAAAGGGGGAGTCTGGCAGCTTCAAGTTACGAATGTTGGCACACATGCTGCTTTTATTGTTCATCTGGAGGATGCTCGTTCGGTAACGGCAGAAGACTATGTTTATTATTCGGATAATGATTTCTCCTTATTCCCAGGCGAAAGTAAGACAATTAACGTCAGGTGGAGCTCCATTCCTGAAGCTGACAGGAAACTGAACGTATCTGCTTGGAACAGCCCGGTTCAGCACATTTGATGATCGTTAGGACTTAATAGCCTCTTTTAAAGGGGGATTTTACGGGAAACTCTCTTGACAACCCTACTAAGAAAAGCGATATTAGAATTTGCATATCTTCATTGAGAAATCCCCAATCAGAAATCCCTTTCTGATTCGGAAACTAATAGTGTAAAGGTATTCGAGGATTAGAGGGGGATAAAAATTATGATTGCCATACATCGCAGAACCAAAATAAAAGAAATTCTCTTCCAAGAACGCAGTGTTAAAGTAGCTGATTTGGTGAAGGAATTCAATGTCTCCGAAGAAACCATTCGTCGCGATCTGAACCAATTGGAGCAGGAAGGCATCATTCAAAAAAATTATGGCGGCGCCATTTTAATGGAAGAATTACAAAATAATTCACAAATTATTCCTCCAGTTGAGCAGCGGAGATTCCAATTTTACGAGGAGAAAGATGCGATCGGGAAAATGGCCGCTTCGCTGGTGGAAGGCAATCAAATCGTCATATTAGACGCTGGTTCAACAACCTGGTGTGTGGCTCGTCACCTACGAAATGTGCCAAAGCTAATGGTGGTTACGAACGGGACAGATGTAGCGGAGGAAAGCAGTCAAAATGAAGATGCTTCAGTCTTTGTAATTGGCGGGAAGCTAATTAAGAAATCAATGAGTCTTGTAGGTCCCCAAGCGGAACTAGAGCTGCAAAAATATAATGCCGATTTCTCCTTTTTAGGCGCTTCTGGGATAACCATGCGTAAAGGATTTACAAGCTCTGATCTCTATGAAGCTGAAGTAAAGCGAGCCATGATATCAGCAGGACAAAAGATTGTCATTGTTGCGGATCACAGTAAATTCGAGCGGCAAGGTCTGGTCTCTTTTTCTAGCTTTCAAGATGTTGATATTCTGGTTACAAGTGACTTAGTAGAACCGAGTATTCTTGATGAAATCCGCCAGTGCGGTGTGCAGGTGATTGTTTGTCCTGTGAAGGAATTGATCCTTTATGAAGACGAATGAGAGTTAAAGCAACAGTGAAAAATAGTGGGTGGTCCGAAAGAAGCCTCTGTGGCATCTAGGACCCCTGCTTTTTTTGCTACTAAAATGCGGATATTTGATGTATAACATACAGCTTCTCAACTCAATTGTGTAGGTTTGATACAAATGAATCTGAACAACAACGGGGTTTGTTTATCTGTTAAATTAAGTATTGACAATCTCATGTGTAAGCGATAACATGTAAATATAGAAATCGCCATAATTGAAAGTGGGAACGATCCCAAACAAATGTGAAAAACGTAATAGGCAGGCTCCTTTTTTTGAAAACAAAATGGGAACGTTCTCAAAAAGTGTGGCCTACCATCAAAGTAAGCAAAAAAACAATCTTTTATCCTTAAAAATGGGAACGTTCCCGAAAATGCAAATTCAATCGCTATGTTCGAATATAGAGGGGGGCAGCCGATGAATCCTACGATTCATGACGTCGCAAGAGTAGCGAACACATCCAAAAGTACAGTATCACGTTATTTAAATGGTCAAAAAGTAAAGAAAGCAACAGAAGAGGCCTTAGAGAGGGCGATTATAACTCTTAATTATCATCGGAATGAAAATGCTCGAAGATTAGTCATGAGTCGGACGAATACGATCGGTATCGTGGTCGACAACATTTCGAACATATTCTACTCGGGCATTATTAGAGGGATTGAAGCCGTAGCCATTAAGAAAGGCTATAACTGTATATTCTATAGTGGAACGTCAAATGCCAAACAAGAGGCGTCCTTCCTCCATCTACTTTTTGAAGGACAGGTTGACGGTATTATCCTTCTTAGCTTCCAGAAGCGGGATCCACTTGAACTGGAGCGAATGATGGATGTTCCGTATCCGCTTGCATTAATTGGCGATCATGGGGAAATGGACGGCTTATTCTCCGTTGATATCGACAACGCATCTGGGGTTGCTGATCTGGTTACCTACCTGCATGAATTAGGGCATCGTCGAGTAGCCTATATTTCGGGTCCTGCTCACATGGGACCAATTAAGTACCGGTTGAAAGGCTTGCAGCAGAAGATGCACGAATTGCACATAGAATTCCGTCCTGAGTGGGTCGTGTCGTCGGATTGGACGAATCAAGGCGGATACGAAGCCATGAAAGAGCTGCTTAAAGAAGAAGGCTTTACAGCAGTCATTGCCTCCAGTGATGAAACAGCAATCGGTGCACTTCGCGCGTTACAGGAACAAGGGATTCAAGTGCCTAACCAAATGTCGATTGTCGGATTTGACGATATTACCTTGTCGAGTTGGGTCTCCCCGCCATTGACAACAGTTCGTCAGCCTCTACAAGACGTTGGGATGAAGGCTGCGGAAGGCTTGTTTGCCCAAATAGAAGGAGAAGAAGTAGAGAGAACGTCTCATTTATTTAAACCTACACTGATGATTCGTCAATCTTGTACCAAACTTTAGAAAAGAGTTGAGACCGATGATTTCAAAAATCAACAAGTCGAATTACGGTTATCTATTTATAGCTCCATTTTTCATAGGATTTGGCATCTTTGGTTTGATTCCGATTTTATATACGTTTTATTTAAGCTTTACAAAATGGGATGGATTTACAGATCCTGTTTATGTCGGTTTGGCCAATTATTCACGTCTTTTACATGATACGTACTTCTATCAAACGATAGGGAACACCTTGATTATTTGGGTCATGTCTATTGTTCCACAGCTGATCATTGCCCTCATTCTTGCGATTATTTTGAATGAGAAATTCATTCGCGGCAAGCATTTTTTCAGGGCTGTGTACTACTTTCCACATATCATTACACCAATTACGCTTGGCGTCATGTTCAGCTTAATGTTTGACTGGCAAACGGGTTCGGTGAATAAAGTGTTGATGGATTTAGGAATCGTTAGCGAGCCGGTGAACTGGTTTAGCAGCCCTTGGTGGTCGCGAACGATTGTATCGGCCGTTATTTGCTGGCAATATTTCGGATTTAATCTGATCGTGTTTATCGCGGGACTGCAATCCATTTCTGATGAAGTGTATGAAGCGGCCAAGATGGATGGCGCGAATAAATGGAAAAGCACCCTATATATTACGCTGCCTATGCTGCGTCCTGTCTTTCTGTTCACCTTCATTACTTCCGTAATTGGTGGTCTGCAATTGTTTGATGCTCCACTGATGCTCGGAGATGGTCCTAATAATACGACCCGAACTATGGTTATGTACCTCTATCAAACCGCATTCAAAAATTTCGATTACAGCTACGGAGCAACAGTCGCGTATGGTATTTTCGTTGTTGTCATGATTTTGACGGCCATCACAGCGAAAGCTTCAAAGCTTAATGAGTAGGAGGTGACGACCCTTGATTAAGAAAGCGTTTCAATTCGATTGGTTTATTTTGAAAATCATCATCTATGTGATGTTAATTGCGATAGCTTTGACTTGCTTACTGCCTTTTTACAGCATGATGATTACTTCCACGCACACGAATTCAGACATTGCCCGGAAGCTGCTTATCGTTCCTGGAGACCAGTTCTTAGTGAACTATCATAGGCTCATTGAAACCGTTAACATCTGGCGTGGTTTAGGAAATACGCTATTCATCACGATAACGGCGACGCTCATTAATGTATATTTTGCTGCGTTAGCTGGGTATGGATTCTCGAAATACAACTTTCGTTATAAAGGCGTATTATTCATGATTACCCTAGGGACGATGATGATTCCTGGACAATTGGGGATTATCGGATTTTATAAATTAATGGATGTTTTCCATATGTTGAACACTTATTATCCGCTCTTGCTTACGTCAATCTACAACGCATTCGGTATTTTTCTAGTCAAACAGTTCGCGGACACATCGGTACCAACCGAAATTATCGAATCCGGAAGAATCGACGGGTATGGTGAAATGCAGCTTTTCCATCGCATCATTTTACCGTTAATGAGTCCTGCACTTGCCACGCTAGCGATCTTTGCTTTCATTGGGAAATGGAACGACTTTTTAGTTCCGATGATTATATTGTTTGATGCCGACATGCAAACCTTGCCAGTCATGATTGCGAGTGTCAAATCGCAGTTTTCATCCGATTTTGGCGCTCAATATGTAGGAATTGTAATATCGGTCGTTCCGATCTTGGTATTCTTCTCTTTTATGTCCAAGCGAATTATTAACGGGGTTGCGGCTGGGGCCGTGAAGGGCTGACGCGTAGACATTGAGAGGAGTGATGCGTGTCAATATTTTATCGTCATTTTAACCAGCAAAACATCACTTATACTTGTAAATTAACTCTAAGGGGCGATATATCTTGAAAGCACAAAAATGGGCTTCTATTTTAATGACAACGGTACTTGCGACAGGTGTTCTAACGGCTTGTGGTTCTAAACCAAATAACAATAGTACAGCAACGAATAGTCCTGCGGCATCAGTCGCACCGGTAGATCCGGCTAAGCTGTCTGGAACTCTTTCCCTATGGACTTTCTTTGATGGAACAAAAGGCATTGCGACAGCATTTGAGAAGAAATATCCGAATGTCAAAGTTGACGTTAAGGTGTTCCCTGGCGATCAATACCAAATCAAACTTTTGTCAGCACTGCAATCTGGTAAAGATGTGCCCGACGTACTTGACCTTGAAAGAAGTTATGTTGGTAAATTCATTGAATCTCCATTCTTGATGGATCTAGCACCAATTGGCGCAGCTGATTTAGTGAAAAACTACATTCCCTATGTTTCTGAGCTTGGCAAATCGTCGGATGGCAAAATCAAAGCGATTTCCGACCAATCCTCTCCTGGCGGCTTCTGGTATTTGAAAGAAAATGCGAAAAAGTACCTGGGTACGGATGATTCGACTCAAATCAGCGAAATGGTCAACAGCTACGATAAAATCGTTGAGCTTGGTAAAAAAGTTGCAAAGCAAAGCGATGGCAAGGTTCATTTAATCGCGAATGCAGGGGACTTGTTTGACATTGCCAGCTACAATACACAGCCTTTCTATTTGAATGGCAAATTAAATATCGATCCAAGATGGGAAAAAGTATATAACAGCCAAAAAGAGATTCGTACAAATAACGTAGATGGAAAATTGCCATTCATGTCAGCGGGCTGGGGTAATGCGCTCAATGACGGAAGTGTTGTGTTAGTAGCAATGCCAGCTTGGGCAACATTCATGATCGGTAACAAAGACAACAAAGCGGTTGGTAAGTTTGGCGTTGCCAAAACACCAGAAGGCTTCTACAACGGCGGAACATTCCGTGCGATTTATAATAAAACGGCCAATAAAGACATCGCTGCTGAATTTATCAAATTCTCGGCAAGCGCTGAATGGCAGAACGCAGATCTATTGGCAAGAGGGAACATGCCAGCGCTTCAAAGCGTTTACGATGCAAATCTAGATAAGTACACGGCTCCGTTAACTGGCGATCAAAAAGTGCTGCAGCCTTACTACGCTATGATGAAGTCGATGCCAGTCATTAAGTCCGACAAATACAGCGATTCGATTCTTAGCTTGTGGAGAAAAACAGCAGGTCAAGGAATTACAGACAATAAAAGCTATGCGAATGTTGTAGCAGCCTTCCAAAAAGAAGTGAAAGCAGCGTTCCCTGAGCTTCAATAATTGAAAAAAAGAAAAGCGGCTGTTTCGTAAAGAAACAGCCGCATATTTAGAAGGAGAGAGACCAGCTAATGAGCATCCTTCATGATTATGTTAACCGAATCCGCATCATTGACGGTCATGAACACCTCGCAACACCGCAAATTCGAAAAAAAGAAAATCATGATTTGTTTTCCCTGCTGCATTACTTGGACTCTGACTTTTATAGCGCTGGCATGAAAATGGGTGCGTTAGGAAGGCAAAGTTCACTAGATGTGGAACAAAAGGCTTCCTTGTTTATAGACTATTGGCATCAAACGAAAAATACAACGTATGCCCGGATGTTTCGTACAGCAATGGAAGATTTATATGAGCTCAACGAGTGGAACGTGAATGGCCTACTAGAGGCGAATGAAAAAGTGTCCCAAGCAACGCACAATCCTAATTGGTATGAGCATGTGATGGTCCAAAAGTCCGGGATTGATCTTGCC is drawn from Paenibacillus sp. V4I7 and contains these coding sequences:
- a CDS encoding ABC transporter substrate-binding protein, encoding MKAQKWASILMTTVLATGVLTACGSKPNNNSTATNSPAASVAPVDPAKLSGTLSLWTFFDGTKGIATAFEKKYPNVKVDVKVFPGDQYQIKLLSALQSGKDVPDVLDLERSYVGKFIESPFLMDLAPIGAADLVKNYIPYVSELGKSSDGKIKAISDQSSPGGFWYLKENAKKYLGTDDSTQISEMVNSYDKIVELGKKVAKQSDGKVHLIANAGDLFDIASYNTQPFYLNGKLNIDPRWEKVYNSQKEIRTNNVDGKLPFMSAGWGNALNDGSVVLVAMPAWATFMIGNKDNKAVGKFGVAKTPEGFYNGGTFRAIYNKTANKDIAAEFIKFSASAEWQNADLLARGNMPALQSVYDANLDKYTAPLTGDQKVLQPYYAMMKSMPVIKSDKYSDSILSLWRKTAGQGITDNKSYANVVAAFQKEVKAAFPELQ
- a CDS encoding carbohydrate ABC transporter permease, whose product is MIKKAFQFDWFILKIIIYVMLIAIALTCLLPFYSMMITSTHTNSDIARKLLIVPGDQFLVNYHRLIETVNIWRGLGNTLFITITATLINVYFAALAGYGFSKYNFRYKGVLFMITLGTMMIPGQLGIIGFYKLMDVFHMLNTYYPLLLTSIYNAFGIFLVKQFADTSVPTEIIESGRIDGYGEMQLFHRIILPLMSPALATLAIFAFIGKWNDFLVPMIILFDADMQTLPVMIASVKSQFSSDFGAQYVGIVISVVPILVFFSFMSKRIINGVAAGAVKG
- a CDS encoding LacI family DNA-binding transcriptional regulator; its protein translation is MNPTIHDVARVANTSKSTVSRYLNGQKVKKATEEALERAIITLNYHRNENARRLVMSRTNTIGIVVDNISNIFYSGIIRGIEAVAIKKGYNCIFYSGTSNAKQEASFLHLLFEGQVDGIILLSFQKRDPLELERMMDVPYPLALIGDHGEMDGLFSVDIDNASGVADLVTYLHELGHRRVAYISGPAHMGPIKYRLKGLQQKMHELHIEFRPEWVVSSDWTNQGGYEAMKELLKEEGFTAVIASSDETAIGALRALQEQGIQVPNQMSIVGFDDITLSSWVSPPLTTVRQPLQDVGMKAAEGLFAQIEGEEVERTSHLFKPTLMIRQSCTKL
- a CDS encoding carbohydrate ABC transporter permease, producing the protein MISKINKSNYGYLFIAPFFIGFGIFGLIPILYTFYLSFTKWDGFTDPVYVGLANYSRLLHDTYFYQTIGNTLIIWVMSIVPQLIIALILAIILNEKFIRGKHFFRAVYYFPHIITPITLGVMFSLMFDWQTGSVNKVLMDLGIVSEPVNWFSSPWWSRTIVSAVICWQYFGFNLIVFIAGLQSISDEVYEAAKMDGANKWKSTLYITLPMLRPVFLFTFITSVIGGLQLFDAPLMLGDGPNNTTRTMVMYLYQTAFKNFDYSYGATVAYGIFVVVMILTAITAKASKLNE